The DNA region TGTTACTGAGTACACTAACAAGTTCGAAGAACTGTGCTGGTTTTACCACATTTGTTAAGGCGTTCCTGGGGATTTTACTGAATGAAGTGCATAAAATATGAGGGAGGTCTCCGGAGTGATATTCTGAGCTCCGTTGAGCCAATGGAAATTAGAGTATTCTCCTAGCTTGTCAACAAAAGCCGAGTGGTTGGGGAGTGTCTGAGGAAGGCAGTAGTGGGGAGAGGAAGTTAGAGGATGCCTTTGTAGAGGGCTCAAGGAAGGAATTTCGCACCGAGAGGCATAAACTTTAAGTGTGGAGGTTTTGTTCCACAGCATACCCAAGGTCTGAATAACTTTAGAAAGACGAATAACAATGCAAATCAAGGAAAAAGGTATAGAAAACAGCCACAGACCGATCTAAATTGTCAGAGGTGCAGAAAATATCATCCTGGAGTCCCGTGTAGATTGGAATAAGGGGTGTGCTACTTTTGTGGACAACCCAGGCACCTGGCCTAGAATTGTctagagaagaagaagtatgagactggtaAAGTGCAGCAACCGGGAAGAGTGTTCACTGATCAGAGCTAACTACGAAGTAGCCAGTAAATCTTTAAATGCTTTGTTTGATTCTAGAACGACTCATTCATTTATAGCATTTGAAAAGGCTACTGAActaggattgaagattgtggtCTTGAGTTATGATCTGAAGGTGCATAATGCCACTTCTGAAGCCATTGTGACTAGGTTAGGATGTCCACAAGTGTCATTCCAAGTTAAACAGTCTAATTTTGTTCATGATTTGATTTGTCTGccgatgactggtcttgatctcgtcttgggattggattggttgtCTAAGAACCGCCTGTTATTGAACTATTCTGAAAGGACGTTGCACTTTATGTCAAAAGGGTCGGAAGGGCCGGTTGTAGCGAAAGATTTTTATCTGAACTCTGTAATTGTGAACTGGAGTACGTGTGAATGCGAGAGTGTTATTCTGTTGGCAGCAAATGTGTTGGGTGAGAAACAAAGCTAAGAGCAAATTCCAGTTGTATATGAATTTCCTGAAGTATTTCCGGATGACATTCCTGAATTCCCTTCTACTTGAGAGATCGAGTTTGCGATTAAGTTGGTGACTGGAGCTGGGCCAATCTCAATTTCTCTTTATCGAATGTCACCACTAGAATTGACTGAACTCAAATCTCAGCTAGAAGAGCTAATGAGTAAGAGCTTCATCCGGCCGAGTGTTTCTCCATGGAGAGCGCTaatgttactggtaaagaagaaggatgggagcaTGCACCTATGTGTTGACTATCGGCAGCTAAACAAGGTTACCATGAAGAATAAGTATCTATTAAGAAGGATTGATGATCTATAGACCAACTACAGGGAGTCAGAGTATTTTCCAAGATTGACTTGCTATCCAGTTATCATCAAataagggttagagacgaggaCATTCCGAAGACTGCTTTCAGAATGCAATATGGTCACTACGAATGCACCgtaatgtctttcgggttaaCCAATGCCCCAgcggtattcatggattatatgaaccgAATATTTTGCCTATTTCTTGATAAGTTTGTTGTCGTCTTCATTGAtaacatactgatttactccaagaatAATAAAGAACATGCAGATCACTTACTCATTCTGCTACAAATCTTGAAGGAGAGAAAATTGTATGCTATGTTATCTAAATGCGaattctggaagagtgaggtgaagtttcttGGCATGTGGCAAGTCAACAAGGGATTgttgtggatcctgctaaggttgaGGCAGTAATGGAATGGGGGCGACCAACTTTTGTGACGGAGTTTAGGAGTTTTCTCGGTTTGGTGGGTTATTATCGGAGGTTCATTAAAGGATTTTTGCAACTCACTTTGCCTTTAACCAAGCTGACTAGGAAAGATGCGCCATTTGTCTGGCCTTCTGAGTGTGAGGAAAGTTTTCAAGCATTAAAGCacaagttgaccactgcacctgtatTACTATTGCCTAAGCCGAGTGAACCACGCATCGTTGAAGGGTCTGGGGTGCGTGCTAATGTAGCACCATAATGTCGTGGCATGCGCCTTACAACAGTTAAGGCCACACGAAATGAATTATCTGACTCATGACTTAGAGCTTACTGTAGCTGTGTTTGCTTTAAAGGTTTGGAGACATTACCTATATGGTGTCAAGTTTCAAGTTTTCTCATATCACAAAAGCTTGGAGTACCTCTTTGAGCAGAAAGAATTGAATATACATCAGAAGAGGTGGATAAAGCTATTAAAGGACTACGACTTCGAGTTAAATTATCACCCTGGGAAAGCAAATGTCATGGCGGATGCTTTGAGCTGAAAGTCCCTATGTGCTACTTGGATGATGCTAAGAGAGGAGAATTGCTAAAGGCATTCGAAAGTCTGAAATTGGGGGTCAGAGAGGAATCTGGTACTCTATGTCTAAGCCAGTTGAAAATTTTGAGTGAGTTTAAATCCAAGATCGAAAAAGCTCAACA from Arachis hypogaea cultivar Tifrunner chromosome 10, arahy.Tifrunner.gnm2.J5K5, whole genome shotgun sequence includes:
- the LOC140175672 gene encoding uncharacterized mitochondrial protein AtMg00860-like: MEWGRPTFVTEFRSFLGLVGYYRRFIKGFLQLTLPLTKLTRKDAPFVWPSECEESFQALKHKLTTAPVLLLPKPSEPRIVEGSGVWRHYLYGVKFQVFSYHKSLEYLFEQKELNIHQKRWIKLLKDYDFELNYHPGKANVMADALS